In Erigeron canadensis isolate Cc75 chromosome 6, C_canadensis_v1, whole genome shotgun sequence, the following are encoded in one genomic region:
- the LOC122605153 gene encoding putative clathrin assembly protein At4g40080, with protein MREILGKVKDKISLSKLALLSKPSFLSHHIAVLRTTSHSQSSPPNDHHITTLLSLGDSSRATASILISSLMNRLHRTKDSHVALKCLYIIHHIIKRGPFILKDQLSIFPNTNGRNNLKLSGFRDATSAKTWILSAWVQWYACYLETMLFTSKNIGFSICSTSGNSLLEKEKLEDLISSFMTNDLIKDFGLLIILVEEICKVPDNLLVEQDKLLHGVMDLLASDYLSIVNEILLRLSEFNERVGLLSFTDSVELCTGFERLLSCKKKLSQLFLIQKPSIETLWEMTEDMCDKIGMVNLKKVKRRDSATESARFGDRVVRTSDSVKFSSGRLRLNWSGV; from the coding sequence atgagAGAAATCCTAGGCAAAGTTAAAGACAAAATCTCTCTTTCAAAACTTGCACTACTTTCCAAACCAAGTTTCCTTTCTCACCACATAGCTGTCCTACGAACCACGTCTCACTCACAATCATCTCCACCCAACGACCACCATATCACCACCCTCTTATCCCTCGGTGATAGCTCACGCGCCACCGCATCGATTCTTATTTCTTCTTTAATGAACCGGCTACACCGCACCAAAGACTCACATGTTGCCTTAAAATGCCTTTATATCATCCACCATATTATCAAACGTGGCCCTTTTATTCTCAAAGACCAATTATCAATTTTTCCAAATACTAATGGTCGTAACAACCTTAAATTATCAGGATTTCGTGATGCCACGTCAGCCAAAACATGGATTTTGTCGGCTTGGGTTCAATGGTATGCGTGTTATTTAGAAACTATGCTTTTTACGTCAAAAAACAttggtttttcaatttgttCAACTTCCGGTAATTCtttattagaaaaagaaaaactagaAGATTTGATATCTTCTTTTATGACAAATGATTTAATTAAAGATTttggtttattaattattcTTGTTGAAGAAATATGTAAAGTGCCCGATAACTTACTTGTGGAACAAGACAAGTTATTACATGGTGTTATGGACCTTTTGGCAAGTGATTATTTATCAATAGTGAACGAAATTTTGTTACGGCTTAGTGAGTTTAATGAACGAGTTGGGTTACTGAGTTTTACTGACTCGGTCGAGTTGTGTACGGGTTTTGAAAGGTTATTAAGTTGTAAAAAGAAATTGTCACAATTGTTTTTGATCCAAAAGCCATCAATTGAGACTCTTTGGGAAATGACTGAAGACATGTGTGACAAGATTGGGATGGTGAATTTGAAGAAAGTCAAAAGGAGGGATAGCGCGACTGAGTCGGCTCGGTTTGGTGACCGAGTTGTGAGAACGAGTGACTCCGTGAAGTTTTCGTCTGGTAGATTGAGATTGAACTGGTCTGgtgtttga